A DNA window from Streptomyces bacillaris contains the following coding sequences:
- a CDS encoding cyclic nucleotide-binding domain-containing protein: protein MTTTMMTAALPTAHRNRLMRTAREAVFEPGARLLEEGGPADRFWVIRSGTVALDSRAPGRSASTIDSLGHEELLGWSWHFPPYRWQLGAQAVSQVRAWEFDAATVRAMCAADAEFGRSIAVWVGSVVACRLRATRERLLSLDAHRGGRAGA, encoded by the coding sequence ATGACCACCACCATGATGACCGCGGCCCTGCCGACCGCACACCGGAACCGGCTGATGCGCACGGCCCGGGAAGCCGTTTTCGAGCCAGGCGCCCGGCTGCTGGAGGAGGGCGGGCCCGCAGACCGGTTCTGGGTGATCCGGAGCGGCACGGTCGCCCTCGACTCGCGAGCCCCCGGGCGGTCGGCCTCGACCATCGATTCCCTCGGTCACGAGGAGCTCCTCGGATGGTCCTGGCACTTCCCGCCCTACCGGTGGCAGTTGGGCGCCCAGGCTGTGAGCCAGGTGCGCGCCTGGGAGTTCGACGCGGCGACCGTACGGGCCATGTGTGCCGCGGACGCGGAGTTCGGGCGCTCGATCGCTGTCTGGGTCGGCTCGGTGGTCGCATGCCGACTCCGGGCGACACGTGAGCGGCTCCTCAGCCTCGACGCTCATCGCGGCGGCCGAGCAGGAGCGTGA